A single genomic interval of Corylus avellana chromosome ca10, CavTom2PMs-1.0 harbors:
- the LOC132163634 gene encoding ruBisCO large subunit-binding protein subunit alpha, whose protein sequence is MASTNAISTASILCSPKQSLRRRVDQQKSNRLNFRQPSSRFAVRAAAKEIAFDQHSRSALQAGIDKLADAVGLTLGPRGRNVVLDEFGSPKVVNDGVTIARAIELPDAMENAGAALIREVASKTNDSAGDGTTTASVLAREIIKLGLLNVTSGANPVSIKKGIDKTVQALVEELETKARPVKGRDDIKAVATISAGNDELIGTMIADAIDKVGPDGVLSIESSSSFETTVEVEEGMEIDRGYISPQFVTNPEKLIAEFENARVLVTDQKISAIKDIIPLLEKTTQLRAPLLIIAEDVTGEALATLVVNKLRGILNVAAIKAPGFGERRKALLQDIAILTGAEFQASDLGLLIENASIEQLGLARKVTITKDSTTIIADAASKDELQARIAQLKKELAETDSVYDSEKLAERIAKLSGGVAVIKVGAATETELEDRKLRIEDAKNATFAAIEEGIVPGGGAALVHLSTHVPAIKEKLEDPDERLGADIVQKALVSPASLIAQNAGVEGEVVVEKIKNSEWEVGYNAMTDKYENLVQAGVIDPAKVTRCALQNSASVAGMVLTTQAIVVEKPRPKAPVGASPQGLTV, encoded by the exons ATGGCCTCGACTAATGCTATTTCAACGGCATCCATTCTCTGCTCTCCCAAGCAG AGCTTGAGGAGGAGAGTTGATCAGCAGAAAAGTAACCGACTGAATTTCAGGCAACCCAGCAGCCGATTTGCTGTGAGGGCTGCCGCAAAGGAAATTGCATTTGACCAGCATTCAAGGTCTGCACTCCAGGCCGGAATCGATAAGCTTGCCGATGCTGTTGGGCTTACTCTTGGTCCTAGGG GAAGGAATGTTGTGTTGGATGAATTTGGAAGTCCTAAAGTAGTAAACGATGGAGTCACAATTGCTCGAGCTATTGAGCTCCCTGATGCTATGGAAAATGCTGGTGCAGCTCTCATTAGGGAG GTTGCAAGTAAAACTAATGACTCTGCTGGTGATGGGACAACCACTGCATCAGTTCTTGCTCGTGAAATCATTAAATTAGGTCTTTTAAATGTCACTTCTGGTGCAAATCCGGTCTCAATAAAGAAGGGTATTGATAAAACTGTACAAGCCTTGGTAGAAGAGTTGGAGACGAAGGCTAGGCCTGTCAAAGGTCGTGATGATATCAAAG CTGTTGCTACCATATCTGCCGGGAATGATGAGCTTATTGGCACTATGATTGCGGATGCAATTGACAAGGTTGGGCCAGATGGTGTGTTGTCCATTGAGTCGTCATCCTCTTTTGAGACAACCGTTGAAGTGGAAGAAGGAATGGAG ATTGACAGAGGTTATATCTCCCCCCAATTTGTTACAAACCCTGAGAAATTGATTGCTGAATTTGAGAATGCAAGAGTCTTGGTCACGGATCAGAAGATTTCAGCAATAAAAGACATAATTCCCCTGTTAGAGAAGACCACCCAATTGAGAGCCCCATTGCTTATTATTGCTGAGGATGTCACTGGGGAGGCCTTGGCCACTCTTGTAGTAAATAAGCTGCGAGGCATTCTCAATGTTGCTGCCATTAAAGCTCCTGGTTTTGGTGAGAGGAGAAAAGCCCTCCTTCAAGATATTGCCATTTTGACAG GAGCTGAGTTCCAAGCTAGTGATCTGGGTCTGCTTATTGAGAACGCCTCAATTGAGCAGCTTGGTCTGGCTAGGAAGGTAACCATCACCAAGGACTCGACCACCATTATTGCAGATGCTGCATCAAAGGATGAGTTACAAGCAAGGATTGCACAGTTGAAGAAGGAATTAGCAGAGACAGATTCAGTGTATGACTCAGAAAAACTAGCTGAGAGAATTGCCAAATTGTCTGGCGGTGTAGCTGTAATAAAGGTGGGTGCTGCAACAGAGACTGAGCTTGAGGACCGTAAACTACGTATTGAAGATGCCAAGAATGCCACTTTTGCTGCCATAGAGGAAGGGATTGTGCCTGGTGGTGGTGCTGCATTGGTTCATCTTTCAACTCATGTTCCTGCCATTAAGGAGAAGCTTGAAGACCCAGATGAGCGGCTAGGTGCTGATATTGTGCAGAAG GCACTGGTCTCACCAGCATCACTGATAGCTCAAAATGCTGGAGTTGAAGGTGAGGTGGTTGTGGAGAAGATAAAGAACAGTGAATGGGAAGTTGGTTACAACGCAATGACAGACAAGTATGAGAACTTGGTGCAGGCCGGAGTTATTGACCCAGCAAAGGTGACACGATGTGCATTGCAAAATTCTGCTTCAGTTGCAGGAATGGTGCTGACCACTCAGGCTATTGTTGTGGAAAAGCCTAGACCAAAGGCACCCGTCGGTGCTTCCCCGCAAGGGCTTACTGTGTGA